Proteins from one Malaya genurostris strain Urasoe2022 chromosome 2, Malgen_1.1, whole genome shotgun sequence genomic window:
- the LOC131429647 gene encoding large ribosomal subunit protein uL13m has translation MSAVKRVQQWATFARTWHIYDCAWQNPFESASLIRKHLMGLHKPIYHPMNDCGDHVVLINTAEIALPGDEWKKRAYFHHTGYAGGASWTLAWELHQKDPTIIMKKAVYRSMHGNLQRRYTMQRLHLFKDENVPKEILENVTNQIRQPRRVPSRLDHMDAELVKNFPNIMDYPKDYVLR, from the exons atgtctgcAGTAAAGCGCGTTCAA CAATGGGCAACATTCGCTCGTACTTGGCATATCTATGATTGTGCATGGCAAAATCCTTTTGAATCAGCCAGTTTAATTCGAAAACATCTCATGGGTCTTCACAAACCTATTTATCATCCAATGA ATGATTGCGGCGACCATGTGGTATTGATTAACACTGCGGAGATTGCATTGCCTGGAGACGAATGGAAGAAACGAGCATATTTTCACCATACCGGCTACGCAGGTGGTGCGAGCTGGACGTTGGCTTGGGAATTACATCAAAAGGATCCAACTATT ATAATGAAAAAAGCAGTATACCGATCCATGCATGGAAACCTCCAGCGTCGCTACACCATGCAAAGACTTCATCTTTTCAAAGATGAGAACGTTCCAAAAGAAATACTAGAGAACGTTACAAATCAAATACGGCAACCAAGGCGGGTACCTTCGCGGTTAGATCATATGGACGCAGAACTAGTTAAAAATTTCCCCAACATTATGGATTATCCCAAAGATTACGTACTCCGGTAG
- the LOC131429648 gene encoding selenoprotein BthD-like translates to MAPRRKRGSSKTEVPVPIKKISKDPELDNKLDKPPTDSLNENGPIIFIEHCKSUQVFKRKATQIHAELCQLVPEQSLGLVLNENGKPRRGAFEIAVAKARNTEQVLVWSGLPKGPPRKDKFPDAKKLLSDVLKVIE, encoded by the exons ATGGCACCTCGCCGTAAACGTGGTTCTTCAAAAACGGAG GTTCCTGTTCCcatcaagaaaatttcgaaGGATCCAGAACTCGACAACAAATTGGATAAACCACCTACAGATAGTTTGAATGAGAATGGACCTATTATTTTCATTGAACATTGCAAATCATGACAAGTGTTTAAGCGCAAGGCAACACAGATCCACGCAGAACTGTGTCAGCTTGTGCCAGAACAATCACTTGGGTTAGTGTTAAATGAAAATGGTAAACCACGCCGAGGGGCATTTGAAATCGCTGTTGCCAAAGCTAGAAACACAGAACAAGTGCTCGTGTGGTCTGGCCTGCCGAAAGGTCCGCCACGCAAGGACAAGTTTCCGGATGCGAAAAAACTGCTCTCGGATGTTCTGAAAGTCATAGAATAA